From a single Chlamydia muridarum str. Nigg genomic region:
- a CDS encoding rod shape-determining protein MreC, translating to MNTLGPYHKRIRFITYLFVASGIIVSWNLPRSVYESLQDKFVSVCSKFLPFQQRANSKALIEESQSFLLQEKIRLLEERILSMEETSKSPPLFPEILSSYFQSPIMGRVIFRDPAHWGSSCWINIGKQHGVKKNSPVVCGKVVVGLVDFVGSAQSRVRLITDVGIKPSVMAVRGELQTWVVKDQLRTLARNVTNLPTSAFADSDKQQALQCLKALESCLSSSEHNDFALRGIVCGRGDPIWKPEASVLTGSDFGFVDGKTIEVGDVLVTTGLDGVFPPGLLVATVSEILPKSEGACSLKIKAQSLAPDCSVVDFLVLPPMDFNPNDRPDIFGLIWE from the coding sequence ATGAATACTCTCGGTCCGTATCATAAACGTATTCGGTTTATTACTTATCTCTTTGTCGCTTCAGGAATTATTGTAAGTTGGAATCTTCCTAGAAGCGTTTATGAGTCGCTTCAGGATAAATTTGTAAGTGTATGTTCTAAATTCCTTCCTTTTCAACAAAGGGCCAATTCAAAGGCCCTTATTGAAGAGAGTCAAAGTTTTCTTCTGCAAGAAAAAATCCGATTATTAGAAGAACGCATACTTTCTATGGAAGAGACTTCAAAATCTCCTCCATTATTTCCTGAAATTTTGTCTTCTTACTTTCAATCTCCGATCATGGGGAGAGTGATTTTCCGAGATCCCGCTCATTGGGGGAGTTCTTGTTGGATTAATATTGGGAAGCAGCATGGGGTTAAAAAAAATTCTCCTGTTGTTTGCGGAAAGGTTGTTGTTGGATTAGTGGACTTTGTTGGCAGTGCTCAATCAAGGGTACGATTAATCACTGATGTGGGAATAAAACCTTCCGTTATGGCTGTTAGGGGGGAGCTTCAAACTTGGGTAGTGAAGGATCAGCTACGTACATTAGCAAGAAATGTGACAAACCTTCCGACATCTGCATTTGCAGATAGTGATAAGCAGCAAGCTTTACAATGCTTAAAAGCATTAGAGAGCTGTTTATCCTCGTCTGAACACAATGATTTTGCTCTTCGAGGGATTGTTTGTGGTAGAGGGGACCCTATTTGGAAACCTGAGGCATCCGTTCTAACTGGGAGTGATTTTGGTTTTGTAGATGGGAAAACTATTGAGGTTGGAGATGTTCTTGTTACTACGGGATTGGATGGCGTTTTTCCTCCAGGATTACTTGTTGCTACAGTCAGCGAAATTTTACCGAAGAGTGAGGGGGCTTGTTCTTTAAAGATAAAAGCACAATCTTTGGCTCCAGATTGTTCTGTAGTTGACTTTTTGGTATTGCCTCCCATGGATTTTAATCCTAATGATCGTCCGGACATTTTCGGATTAATTTGGGAGTAA
- the recB gene encoding exodeoxyribonuclease V subunit beta, with the protein MSSFDIFSPTTSVSGKFFLEASAGTGKTFTIEQVILRSLLEGNVEQTKNILVVTFTNAATNELKLRIQESLKQALTLFSQALSHPETPLPPYVSSQETKVKQLYXKXRNSLATLDEMNIFTIHGJCRFTLEQHFPWVQPIHPSSMFSEPQTIQQYILDYLRQNSWENVLSPKQYAFLSYHHRATTQQTRHLADRLLQDYASTPNLALPPLSITLQKVKNWSSQYKHLSPLSLEELQDFSLRFKQSDLPIDRELPDFVKQFETDPNSLDILFFPGMVQKFQEENRNKKKLGPPFSPLDPFLKDWLLIAQPFCQKEPIFHTLLKSVQQHLKTYCAQSYSHDESIATLESLLAQNDHVVSQLRKQFQLVLIDEFQDTDKRQWKIFSKLFASPDYSGSLFLIGDPKQSIYEWRNADLPTYLQAKNSFPKESQLILDTNYRSTPQLMQALNHLFSLPSPFLETPQTILYHPLQSKGSASTSYSEFRPIHFFTTQDSQEEALWISKTASYLRSTFAIPFGNMAVLVQDYPQALKLITHSTIPMAYCKEKRIFDRTESPYLLILLLEALLYPENQQKIQAILLSRFFHLSATDIHQHLKIFSSLFFMLNTYLHQYSLLATFYKLMGETVFSQTIGETLLQTPLGDIIFQELEELCLYLDKTTENPHHKLFHLINILDTGKYDEELSFSSQSNDDNVLKITTVHSSKGLEYDVVFCSSLNKVKEKSPSVHMREMYVACTRAKKFLFIPFSSIEKRLQSNKKVSALANYANITQHDNIPHLVETLTASHPEFFSSGTQPPESNISIFSEPLPEQEFFSLPILSSQPIYSFSSTTESQYFTEPFQEISSSSLFPGGSLTGTLIHKLLESLSGNFNASLEEITHKAQTLLKNTILEGFESIISEKIYTAFSTKLPFVSGSFALKDVHPYNIRVEETFLLQENGELWQGIVDLFFEHNNRFFIIDWKTSFLGDEPSLYSPDKLLLYIQRQGLDKQGVLYKRAAKKFLHQFNSSLQIEMAFVFIRGIDDKGNGFLQPSP; encoded by the coding sequence ATGAGCTCTTTCGATATTTTTTCTCCGACAACTTCTGTTTCCGGAAAATTTTTCCTAGAAGCATCCGCAGGAACGGGAAAAACATTTACCATAGAACAAGTTATCCTCCGTTCTCTATTAGAAGGAAACGTTGAACAAACTAAGAATATTCTCGTAGTTACATTTACGAACGCAGCTACAAATGAATTAAAATTACGTATTCAAGAAAGCCTTAAACAAGCTTTAACGCTCTTCTCTCAAGCTCTTTCTCATCCCGAAACACCTTTACCCCCCTATGTTTCTTCTCAAGAAACCAAAGTAAAGCAGCTTTACARTAAAAWTCGTAATAGCCTAGCCACTTTAGATGAAATGAATATTTTCACTATTCATGGAMTTTGCCGTTTTACATTAGAACAACACTTCCCTTGGGTGCAACCCATTCACCCTTCTTCCATGTTCTCAGAGCCCCAAACCATTCAGCAATATATTCTGGATTACTTAAGACAAAATAGCTGGGAAAACGTTCTTTCTCCTAAACAATACGCCTTCTTATCCTATCATCATCGAGCCACTACCCAACAAACTCGTCATTTAGCAGACAGACTGCTTCAAGACTATGCTTCTACACCCAACCTTGCTCTCCCCCCTCTATCTATAACTCTTCAAAAAGTGAAGAACTGGTCTTCTCAATATAAACACCTTTCCCCTCTTTCTCTTGAAGAGTTACAAGATTTTTCGCTCCGATTTAAACAAAGCGATCTACCAATCGATCGGGAATTACCCGATTTTGTGAAACAATTCGAAACAGACCCCAATTCTTTAGACATCCTATTTTTCCCGGGAATGGTTCAGAAATTTCAGGAAGAAAATCGAAATAAAAAGAAATTGGGACCCCCTTTTTCCCCTTTAGATCCTTTTCTCAAAGACTGGTTACTAATAGCCCAGCCCTTCTGTCAAAAAGAACCTATTTTCCATACACTGCTTAAAAGCGTACAACAACACTTAAAAACGTATTGTGCACAATCCTACTCGCATGATGAAAGCATAGCCACTTTAGAGTCTTTGCTAGCACAGAATGACCACGTTGTTTCTCAGCTACGAAAACAATTTCAATTAGTTTTGATTGATGAATTTCAAGATACAGACAAACGTCAGTGGAAAATTTTTTCTAAACTCTTTGCTTCTCCTGATTATTCAGGATCACTATTTCTTATTGGAGATCCTAAACAGTCTATTTATGAATGGAGAAACGCAGACCTTCCAACCTACCTCCAAGCAAAAAACTCCTTTCCTAAGGAGTCTCAGCTAATATTGGATACGAATTACCGATCCACTCCACAACTCATGCAAGCTCTAAACCATCTTTTTTCGCTCCCCTCTCCTTTTTTAGAAACCCCACAAACTATTCTTTACCACCCACTCCAATCTAAAGGAAGCGCCTCCACTTCGTATTCAGAGTTTCGTCCTATCCATTTCTTTACTACACAAGATTCCCAAGAAGAAGCTCTCTGGATTTCAAAAACCGCTTCTTATCTACGTTCTACATTCGCTATTCCCTTTGGGAATATGGCAGTCTTAGTCCAAGACTATCCGCAAGCACTCAAATTGATCACTCATAGCACGATTCCTATGGCGTATTGCAAAGAAAAACGCATTTTTGATCGCACAGAATCGCCCTATCTCCTCATTCTTCTTTTAGAAGCTCTTCTATACCCAGAAAATCAACAAAAGATTCAGGCCATTTTACTGAGTCGTTTTTTTCATCTTTCTGCTACAGATATTCATCAGCATTTAAAAATTTTCTCCTCTCTGTTTTTTATGCTGAATACGTATCTCCACCAATACTCTTTACTAGCTACGTTTTATAAATTGATGGGAGAAACCGTTTTCTCCCAAACCATAGGAGAAACGTTATTACAAACACCCCTTGGTGACATTATTTTCCAAGAATTAGAAGAGCTTTGTTTGTATCTTGATAAAACTACGGAAAATCCTCATCACAAGCTATTTCATCTTATAAACATTCTAGATACTGGAAAATATGATGAAGAGCTTTCCTTTTCCTCTCAGTCTAATGACGATAATGTGCTTAAAATTACCACAGTCCACTCTTCAAAAGGCTTAGAATACGATGTCGTTTTTTGTTCTAGTCTTAACAAAGTTAAAGAGAAATCTCCTTCTGTTCACATGAGAGAAATGTATGTTGCTTGTACTCGTGCTAAGAAATTCTTATTCATCCCTTTCTCCTCTATAGAGAAACGTTTACAAAGCAATAAAAAAGTTTCTGCTCTTGCTAACTATGCCAATATTACACAACACGATAACATCCCTCATTTAGTAGAAACTCTGACCGCATCCCATCCAGAATTTTTCTCTTCAGGTACGCAACCTCCGGAAAGCAATATCTCTATTTTCTCAGAACCTCTCCCCGAACAAGAGTTTTTTTCTCTTCCAATACTATCTTCCCAACCCATCTATTCTTTTTCTTCCACAACAGAATCACAGTATTTTACTGAGCCTTTTCAAGAGATTTCTTCCTCTTCTTTATTTCCTGGGGGATCTCTAACAGGAACTCTTATTCACAAGCTTTTAGAGTCGTTATCAGGGAATTTTAACGCCTCTCTTGAGGAGATTACTCATAAAGCCCAAACTTTATTGAAAAACACAATTTTGGAAGGCTTCGAGTCTATTATTTCAGAGAAAATCTACACAGCTTTCTCAACAAAACTCCCTTTTGTTTCAGGAAGCTTTGCTCTTAAGGACGTTCATCCTTACAATATTCGTGTGGAAGAGACTTTTCTCCTTCAAGAGAATGGGGAGTTGTGGCAAGGAATTGTCGATCTTTTTTTTGAACACAACAATAGATTTTTCATTATCGACTGGAAAACATCTTTTCTAGGGGATGAACCCTCTCTTTACTCTCCAGATAAACTCCTTCTTTATATCCAGCGCCAAGGATTGGATAAACAAGGGGTGTTATATAAAAGAGCGGCTAAAAAGTTCCTGCATCAATTCAATTCTTCTCTTCAAATTGAGATGGCTTTCGTATTCATTCGAGGAATTGATGACAAAGGAAATGGATTCTTACAACCTAGCCCTTAA
- a CDS encoding Na(+)-translocating NADH-quinone reductase subunit A has protein sequence MKIIVSRGLDLSLKGAPKESGFCGKVDPAFVSVDLRPFAPLPLGVKVSPGDQITAGSPLAEYKSFPGVFITSSVDGEVIEIRRGSKRALLDIVIKKKPGVSQTKFSYDLHALSQKELLEVFKKEGLFTLFKQRPFNIPALPTQSPRDVFINLADNRPFTPSVEKHLSLFSSKEDGYYIFVVGVQAIAKLFGLKPHIVSTDRLSLPTQDLISVAHLHTIAGPYPSGSPSTHIHHIARIRNDRDIVFTISFQEVLSIGHLFLKGFFLGQQVVALAGSALPPSQRKYLITAKGASFKDLLPQEIFSSNDVSLISGDPLTGRLCNKEENPCLGMRDHTITILPNPKTREMFSFLRLGWNKLTVTRTYLSGFFKRKRVFMDMNTNLHGEKRPIIDSEIYEKVSAIAVPVAPLIKALETQNFEEACRLGLLEVSPEDFALPTFIDPSKTEMFAIVKEALIRYAKENVLTPL, from the coding sequence ATGAAGATAATAGTTTCTCGTGGATTAGATCTGTCTTTAAAAGGAGCCCCTAAGGAATCGGGTTTTTGCGGAAAAGTGGATCCCGCTTTTGTTTCCGTGGATCTGAGACCTTTTGCTCCCCTACCACTTGGTGTGAAAGTTTCTCCAGGAGACCAGATTACAGCTGGTTCTCCCTTAGCGGAATATAAGTCTTTCCCAGGTGTTTTCATCACCTCGTCGGTTGATGGAGAGGTTATCGAAATCCGTAGAGGAAGTAAGCGGGCTCTTTTGGATATCGTGATTAAAAAAAAGCCTGGGGTTTCTCAAACGAAGTTCTCTTATGACCTCCACGCTTTATCTCAAAAGGAGCTTTTAGAAGTCTTTAAAAAAGAAGGGCTTTTTACCCTTTTTAAACAAAGACCTTTCAATATCCCAGCGCTCCCAACACAATCCCCTAGAGATGTTTTTATTAACTTAGCGGACAATCGTCCATTCACCCCATCTGTAGAAAAACATCTAAGTCTTTTCTCTTCAAAAGAAGATGGTTATTACATTTTTGTTGTGGGAGTTCAGGCTATAGCAAAACTATTTGGTCTCAAACCACATATTGTTTCCACAGATAGGCTCTCTTTACCTACCCAAGATTTAATATCTGTAGCTCATTTACATACAATAGCTGGTCCTTACCCTTCGGGATCTCCTTCGACCCATATTCATCATATCGCACGAATTCGCAATGACAGGGATATCGTATTCACAATTAGCTTCCAAGAAGTCCTCTCTATCGGCCATCTATTCTTAAAGGGATTTTTCCTAGGACAACAAGTCGTTGCATTAGCAGGATCTGCTCTCCCGCCTTCTCAAAGGAAATATCTGATCACAGCAAAAGGAGCCAGCTTCAAAGACTTGTTACCACAAGAAATCTTCTCTTCCAACGATGTCAGTTTAATTTCGGGGGATCCTCTTACAGGAAGATTGTGTAACAAAGAAGAAAATCCTTGTTTAGGCATGCGGGACCATACCATAACGATTCTTCCAAACCCTAAAACCCGAGAGATGTTTAGTTTCTTACGATTAGGATGGAATAAACTTACGGTCACCAGAACCTATCTCTCTGGATTCTTCAAGAGAAAACGCGTGTTCATGGATATGAATACCAATTTACACGGGGAAAAACGCCCAATCATTGATTCTGAAATCTATGAGAAAGTTTCGGCAATTGCAGTTCCTGTAGCCCCTCTTATTAAAGCTTTAGAAACTCAAAATTTTGAAGAAGCGTGTCGCTTGGGACTCTTAGAAGTCTCCCCAGAAGATTTTGCTCTACCAACATTTATAGATCCTTCTAAAACAGAGATGTTTGCTATTGTAAAAGAAGCTCTCATCCGTTACGCGAAAGAAAATGTTTTGACACCTCTGTAA
- a CDS encoding GreA/GreB family elongation factor, whose product MDYLEKLQSLMENHPSDFFSLWEEYCFNDVVSGDELIVLLEKIKSSSIAPAFGKIAESVIPLWEQLPESEEKDKVLSLVFDIQTTNSKRLLELALQQVKKYEDSPNYKEALRIVGLRDGIFFTHCLRHFALLMHLCEGNFVFHQGGWGVGEIMGVSFLQQKVLVEFEGVLTAKDISFETAFRMLSPLKKDHFLARRFGDPDAFEAFARKDPVAVIECLLKDLGPKNAKEIRNELVGLVIPEEDWSRWWQSAKIKMKKDSHILAPTSSKDPYIFDPKGFSFISQLQASLSGSNDASKKIASCYTFVRDLGSELKDEANRQFVIKELKSLDLPADSALSIQRAMLLSEFLGDKSSELDCENIAKLSEDQMFDIVNHIEILSFQKSFLSLIHSCSPAWVSVFTKILLTTSTSILRDQVFKALIVDKKARESILEKVSAMIEQPLLYPELFVWLFLRVVSGEDGLFSESDRKEIGRQMLASALEFMHKVAGSPQKDLGKKLYSFLVGQRFLAIRQIIENASIDYLKEFVLLSSKCPQFTQGDLGVLRSLAEVVQPALKRRVAEEENILWTTSESFTRMKAKLQSLIGKEMVDNAKEIEDARALGDLRENSEYKFALERRARLQEEIRVLSEEINRAKILTKDAVFTNSVGVGCKVVLEDEQGEEDCYTILGPWDANPEEKILSLKSKLAQEMVGKTVGESVLFQGKKHKIKQISSIWD is encoded by the coding sequence ATGGATTATCTAGAAAAGCTACAGTCCTTAATGGAAAATCATCCTTCGGATTTTTTTAGTTTGTGGGAAGAGTATTGCTTTAATGACGTCGTTAGTGGAGACGAGTTGATAGTCTTGCTGGAAAAAATTAAAAGCTCAAGTATAGCTCCTGCCTTTGGGAAAATAGCAGAAAGCGTAATTCCTCTTTGGGAACAACTTCCTGAAAGTGAAGAAAAAGATAAAGTGCTTTCTCTAGTCTTTGATATCCAAACAACAAACAGCAAGCGTTTATTAGAACTAGCTCTTCAACAGGTTAAGAAGTACGAGGACTCACCAAATTATAAAGAAGCTTTGCGGATAGTCGGATTAAGAGATGGGATTTTCTTTACTCATTGCTTAAGACATTTTGCTTTGCTTATGCATCTTTGTGAAGGGAACTTTGTTTTCCATCAGGGAGGATGGGGAGTAGGAGAGATTATGGGAGTTTCTTTCCTTCAGCAGAAAGTCCTTGTTGAGTTTGAGGGAGTTCTTACAGCAAAAGATATTTCTTTTGAAACAGCCTTTCGCATGCTGTCTCCTCTAAAAAAAGATCACTTTTTAGCAAGACGGTTTGGGGATCCCGATGCATTTGAGGCGTTTGCTAGAAAAGATCCTGTTGCGGTCATAGAATGTCTGCTAAAAGACCTTGGACCCAAAAATGCTAAGGAAATCCGTAATGAGCTGGTTGGACTTGTGATTCCAGAGGAGGATTGGAGTAGATGGTGGCAGTCCGCTAAGATTAAAATGAAGAAGGATTCACATATCCTGGCGCCTACTTCTTCTAAAGATCCCTATATTTTTGATCCAAAAGGTTTTTCTTTCATTTCTCAATTACAAGCTTCTTTGTCGGGAAGCAACGATGCTAGTAAAAAGATCGCTTCTTGTTACACATTTGTTAGAGATCTTGGGAGTGAGCTTAAGGATGAGGCTAATCGGCAGTTTGTGATAAAAGAGTTAAAATCTTTAGATTTGCCAGCGGATTCCGCCTTATCCATTCAGAGAGCGATGTTATTATCTGAATTCCTCGGAGATAAGTCTTCAGAATTAGATTGTGAAAACATTGCTAAGCTTTCCGAAGATCAAATGTTTGATATTGTCAACCATATTGAAATTCTATCTTTTCAGAAGAGTTTCCTATCGCTAATACACTCTTGCTCTCCAGCTTGGGTATCGGTATTTACAAAAATTCTCCTGACAACAAGTACTTCTATTCTTCGCGATCAAGTCTTTAAAGCATTGATTGTAGATAAAAAGGCTAGAGAAAGCATCTTAGAAAAAGTATCAGCTATGATTGAGCAACCCTTGCTTTATCCTGAGCTGTTTGTTTGGTTGTTTTTGCGAGTAGTTTCTGGGGAAGACGGGCTGTTTTCTGAGTCGGATAGGAAGGAAATTGGAAGACAGATGCTAGCTAGTGCTTTAGAGTTTATGCATAAAGTGGCTGGCTCTCCTCAAAAAGATCTTGGGAAAAAACTCTACTCATTCTTAGTCGGTCAACGATTTCTTGCAATTCGTCAGATCATAGAAAATGCTTCTATAGATTATCTTAAAGAATTTGTTTTATTATCTTCAAAATGCCCTCAGTTTACTCAAGGAGATCTTGGAGTTTTGAGAAGTTTAGCAGAAGTTGTGCAACCCGCTCTTAAACGAAGGGTTGCGGAAGAGGAAAATATCCTTTGGACAACCTCTGAGAGTTTTACTCGAATGAAGGCAAAACTTCAGTCTCTTATTGGGAAGGAAATGGTGGATAATGCCAAAGAGATAGAGGATGCAAGAGCTCTAGGAGACTTAAGAGAGAACTCTGAGTACAAATTTGCTTTGGAAAGACGGGCTAGACTCCAGGAAGAAATTCGAGTATTGTCTGAGGAAATTAATCGCGCAAAAATTCTAACAAAAGATGCTGTGTTTACAAATTCTGTTGGAGTTGGTTGCAAGGTTGTTCTTGAGGATGAGCAAGGGGAAGAGGATTGTTACACAATACTAGGCCCTTGGGACGCCAATCCAGAGGAAAAGATTTTATCGTTAAAATCTAAACTTGCGCAAGAGATGGTTGGGAAGACAGTTGGAGAGAGTGTGCTATTCCAAGGGAAGAAGCACAAGATAAAACAAATCTCTTCCATATGGGACTAA
- a CDS encoding amino acid aminotransferase produces the protein MSLFEQLPSFSPDSILGLAQAFQEDPREDKINLLLGTYEREKSRYGGFSSVRKAQTVFFGDEKDKNYLPIRGSSVFLDQMAALCFGEIDANRWTGVQAVGGTGALHLGALVYAKSSLAGKVYIPAQTWGNHSRIFSRLGLSLEHYPYYDQEKKDLDLQGLKASLRDAPEASLILLHCCCHNPTGKDIPLSEWPEIIAIIKDRGLIPFFDMAYLGFANGIVEDRRPVRLCIEAGVATFVAGSCSKNFSLYGSRVGFFGVVHQDKTDLSRILSFLEEQIRGEYSSPAREGVAIVTSILENPYLRQEWGLELNGIRQSLEEIRANFVIAMREVAGHSFDFIASQKGFFGYPGFSKEQVVFLREELGIYTTAGGRFNLNGITDKNINRVIHGFAKAYEYSRSVS, from the coding sequence GTGAGTCTTTTTGAACAGTTACCTTCTTTCTCTCCGGATTCTATTCTTGGTTTAGCACAAGCTTTTCAAGAAGATCCTCGTGAGGATAAAATTAATTTATTACTGGGTACTTACGAGCGAGAAAAAAGCCGATACGGAGGATTCTCAAGCGTCAGAAAGGCTCAAACAGTGTTTTTTGGTGATGAGAAAGATAAAAACTATCTTCCCATCAGAGGATCCTCAGTTTTTTTAGACCAGATGGCTGCTCTATGTTTTGGCGAGATTGATGCTAATCGATGGACTGGAGTGCAAGCTGTTGGTGGGACTGGAGCCTTACATTTGGGCGCCTTAGTGTATGCTAAATCTTCTCTTGCAGGTAAAGTCTATATCCCAGCTCAAACTTGGGGGAACCACTCTAGAATTTTTTCTCGTCTAGGATTGTCCCTAGAACATTATCCCTACTATGATCAAGAAAAAAAAGATCTCGATTTGCAAGGATTAAAAGCATCTCTTCGGGATGCTCCTGAGGCTTCTTTAATTCTTTTACATTGTTGTTGTCATAACCCTACAGGGAAGGATATTCCCCTTTCTGAATGGCCTGAAATTATTGCTATTATAAAGGACAGAGGCCTCATTCCTTTCTTTGATATGGCTTATTTAGGTTTTGCTAACGGAATAGTAGAGGATCGCCGACCTGTTCGGCTTTGCATAGAGGCTGGAGTTGCTACTTTTGTTGCAGGAAGTTGTAGTAAAAACTTCTCATTATATGGTTCTCGGGTAGGATTTTTTGGGGTTGTTCACCAAGATAAAACGGATTTGAGCAGGATACTTTCTTTCTTGGAAGAGCAGATCCGTGGGGAATACTCTTCTCCTGCTAGAGAAGGTGTTGCAATCGTTACCTCTATATTAGAGAATCCCTACTTGCGACAAGAGTGGGGGCTTGAACTGAATGGTATTCGCCAGTCTTTGGAAGAAATTCGAGCGAATTTTGTTATTGCAATGAGAGAAGTAGCGGGACATTCTTTTGATTTCATCGCGTCTCAGAAAGGATTTTTTGGGTATCCAGGTTTTTCAAAAGAGCAGGTTGTGTTCCTTAGAGAAGAGCTTGGTATTTATACAACAGCTGGTGGAAGATTCAATTTAAATGGCATTACAGATAAAAATATAAATCGTGTTATCCACGGTTTTGCTAAGGCCTATGAATACTCTCGGTCCGTATCATAA
- the hemB gene encoding porphobilinogen synthase, translating into MTRLPLLKRPRRNRKSAAIRSMIRETNMVSSDLIWPIFLKEGSGIREEIPSMPGVYRWSLDTISRELERLCLIGLKAVILFPVIEDQKKDQFGAYASHPYNIVCRGIQEIKKSFPQLCVISDIALDPFTTSGHDGIFYNNEVLNDESVRVYGDIATLHAEMGADIVAPSDMMDGRVRHIREKMDQMGFVNTGILSYSAKYASYLYGPFRDALSSHPQSGDKRQYQMDPANVREALLECRLDEEEGADMVMIKPAGFYLDVIMKAQECTHLPVVAYQVSGEYSMIMAASLHGWLSKEGAISESLLAIKRAGATAIISYATPWVLEWLARDALPF; encoded by the coding sequence TCAAACGACCTCGAAGAAATCGGAAAAGTGCTGCTATTCGATCTATGATTCGAGAAACTAATATGGTTTCAAGTGATCTAATTTGGCCTATTTTTCTTAAAGAAGGTTCAGGAATTCGAGAAGAAATACCCAGTATGCCTGGAGTATACAGATGGAGTTTAGATACCATATCTAGAGAATTAGAAAGACTCTGTCTTATAGGGCTAAAAGCGGTTATCCTTTTCCCTGTTATAGAGGATCAGAAAAAAGATCAATTCGGAGCATATGCATCGCATCCGTATAACATTGTTTGTAGAGGAATTCAGGAAATCAAAAAATCTTTTCCCCAACTGTGTGTGATTAGTGATATAGCTTTAGATCCTTTTACGACTAGTGGTCACGATGGCATTTTTTACAACAATGAAGTGTTAAATGACGAAAGCGTTCGCGTATATGGAGATATCGCAACATTGCATGCAGAAATGGGAGCGGATATTGTTGCTCCAAGCGATATGATGGATGGGAGAGTTCGGCATATTCGAGAAAAAATGGATCAGATGGGCTTTGTTAATACAGGAATTCTCTCTTATAGCGCAAAGTATGCATCTTACTTGTATGGTCCGTTTAGAGATGCTCTTTCTTCGCATCCTCAATCTGGGGATAAACGGCAATATCAAATGGATCCTGCCAATGTTCGAGAAGCTTTGCTTGAATGCCGGCTAGATGAAGAGGAGGGAGCAGATATGGTAATGATAAAGCCTGCTGGGTTTTATTTAGATGTTATCATGAAAGCTCAAGAATGTACGCATCTTCCAGTAGTTGCCTATCAAGTCAGTGGAGAATATTCTATGATTATGGCCGCCAGTCTGCATGGATGGTTAAGTAAAGAAGGAGCTATCTCGGAGTCTTTGTTAGCAATTAAACGAGCTGGGGCTACGGCTATAATTAGCTATGCAACTCCATGGGTTTTAGAATGGCTAGCTAGAGACGCTCTTCCTTTTTAA